From a single Calonectris borealis chromosome 19, bCalBor7.hap1.2, whole genome shotgun sequence genomic region:
- the KCTD7 gene encoding BTB/POZ domain-containing protein KCTD7 yields MVVVTGQNKVSGNPDDAMSSSDAEDDFQEPATPTATQAGQALPLLPQQFPEVVPLNVGGMYFTTRLSTLRRYEDTMLAAMFSGRHYIPTDAEGRYFIDRDGTYFGDILNFLRSGDLPPRERVRSVYKEAQYYSIGPLLDNLEDIQPLKGEKVRQAFLGLMPYYKDHLERIIEIAKLRAMQRKARFAKLKVCVFKEEMPITPYECPHFNSLRFERSESETKLFEHHCEVDVSFGPWEAVADVYDLLHCIVTDLSDRGITVDHQCIGVCDKHLINHYYCKRPIYEFKITWW; encoded by the exons ATGGTGGTAGTTACAGGGCAGAACAAAGTGAGTGGAAACCCGGATGATGCCATGTCGAGCTCAGATGCAGAGGATGATTTCCAAGAGCCAGCCACTCCTACTGCAACCCAGGCGGGACAAGCACTACCTCTGCTGCCTCAGCAG TTTCCAGAAGTTGTTCCACTAAACGTAGGAGGCATGTATTTTACAACAAGACTGTCAACACTGAGACGTTACGAGGACACAATGTTGGCGGCTATGTTCAGTGGAAGACACTATATTCCAACAGATGCTGAAGGCAGATACTTTATTGACAGAGATGGAACCTACTTTGG AGACATACTTAACTTCCTACGATCTGGTGACCTGCCACCAAGAGAACGAGTGAGGTCAGTTTACAAGGAAGCTCAGTATTATTCCATAGGACCATTGCTAGACAATCTAGAGGATATCCAGCCtcttaaaggagaaaaagttaGACAAGCTTTCCTGGGCCTAATGCCGTATTACAAAG atCATTTGGAACGGATAATCGAAATAGCAAAGCTTAGAGCTATGCAAAGAAAAGCAAGATTTGCAAAATTGAAGGTCTGTGTCTTCAAAGAAGAGATGCCCATCACTCCCTATGAATGCCCACATTTCAATTCTTTACGTTTTGAAAGGAGTGAAAGTGAGACAAAGCTATTTGAACATCATTGCGAAGTAGATGTATCTTTTGGCCCCTGGGAGGCTGTGGCTGATGTATATGATCTTCTGCACTGTATTGTGACAGACTTGTCTGATAGAGGGATAACTGTGGATCATCAGTGTATTGGTGTGTGTGATAAACACTTGATAAATCACTATTACTGCAAGCGTCCTATCTATGAATTCAAGATTACTTGGTGGTGA